Proteins from a genomic interval of Cucumis melo cultivar AY chromosome 7, USDA_Cmelo_AY_1.0, whole genome shotgun sequence:
- the LOC127150358 gene encoding glucan endo-1,3-beta-glucosidase-like: MRECGSGTIGVNYGLNGDNLPTPSDVINLYRRCGINIVRLFEPNHGVLDALQGKKDLVLWLGTRNEDIEGFATNQLAANTWVNANVVPYYKDVNIAYITVGNEVVPGDAAAPFVANAIKNIMQALVNIGIKSDIKVTTVVAMTGLEVSYPPSAGAFTDSAAGIMKDIANVLGSSGAPILVNVYPYFAYASNPQQISLNYALFTSTAPVVVDGDLQYFNLFDAMVDSFYAALEKIDAEEIRIGISETGWPTSGNEPFTSVDNALTYNKNLVNHVTSGVGTPKRPNLKYDAVLFEMFNEDLKAPGVEQNFGFFFPNMNPVYPFWNC; this comes from the exons ATGCGTGAAT GTGGCTCCGGCACGATCGGAGTGAACTATGGATTGAATGGCGATAATCTTCCGACACCGAGTGATGTGATAAACCTATACAGACGATGCGGAATAAATATTGTACGGTTATTCGAGCCAAACCATGGGGTTCTTGATGCTTTGCAAGGTAAGAAAGATTTGGTGTTGTGGCTAGGGACGAGAAATGAAGACATAGAGGGGTTTGCTACAAACCAATTAGCGGCAAATACTTGGGTTAATGCCAATGTGGTTCCTTATTACAAGGATGTCAACATTGCTTATATCACTGTTGGCAATGAAGTTGTCCCTGGTGATGCAGCTGCACCTTTTGTTGCCAATGCCATTAAAAATATAATGCAGGCCCTTGTCAATATCGGCATTAAAAGCGACATCAAG GTGACAACAGTGGTAGCCATGACAGGATTGGAAGTGTCATACCCACCATCAGCGGGAGCATTCACAGACAGTGCTGCTGGAATAATGAAAGACATCGCAAATGTGTTGGGATCTTCGGGGGCACCAATATTGGTGAATGTGTACCCATATTTTGCCTACGCATCAAACCCACAACAAATCTCACTCAACTACGCGCTCTTCACATCCACTGCCCCTGTTGTGGTGGATGGAGATTTACAGTACTTCAATCTGTTCGACGCTATGGTGGATTCATTCTATGCAGCGCTGGAGAAGATTGACGCTGAAGAAATAAGAATCGGGATATCAGAGACTGGGTGGCCCACCAGTGGAAATGAACCATTCACGAGCGTTGACAATGCTTTGACTTATAACAAAAACCTTGTGAATCATGTGACAAGTGGAGTTGGAACCCCCAAAAGGCCCAATCTCAAATACGATGCCGTTTTGTTCGAAATGTTCAATGAGGATCTTAAAGCGCCTGGAGTTGAGCAGAATTTTGGCTTCTTTTTTCCTAATATGAACCCAGTTTATCCCTTCTGGAATTGTTGA
- the LOC103487671 gene encoding probable glucan endo-1,3-beta-glucosidase BG4, with the protein MALFFPTTSLLLIFIFSHQILHISVFGAVGVNYGLNSDNLPKPSEVINLYERCGINIVRIFEPNHEVLDALRCKENLVLWLGTRNEDIKGFATNQEVADAWVNANVVPYYKDVNIAYITVGNEVVPGDAATPFVAKAIQNIMQALVNADVQSDIKVTTVVAMTALEVSSPPSAGAFTAIAARAMKDIGSVLESSCAPILMNVYPYFAYASNPQQIPLSYALFTSTTPVVVDGDLEYFNLLDAMVDSFYTALEKIGVEGVRIGISETGWPSKGNEPFTSVDNALTYNQNFVKHVSSGVGTPKMPNLQYDIVLFEMFNEDLKSPGVEQNFGFFYPNMNPVYSFWNC; encoded by the exons ATGGCCTTGTTCTTCCCTACAACTTCCCTTTTGCTCATCTTCATATTTTCCCATCAAATCCTTCATATAA GTGTGTTTGGTGCGGTTGGAGTGAACTATGGGTTGAATAGCGACAATCTTCCGAAACCAAGTGAAGTGATAAACTTATACGAACGATGTGGCATAAATATTGTTCGGATATTCGAGCCGAACCATGAGGTTCTTGATGCTTTGCGTTGCAAGGAAAATTTAGTGCTGTGGCTAGGTACAAGAAATGAAGACATTAAGGGGTTTGCTACAAATCAAGAAGTGGCTGATGCTTGGGTTAATGCTAATGTGGTTCCTTATTATAAGGATGTCAATATTGCTTATATCACTGTTGGCAATGAAGTTGTCCCTGGCGATGCAGCTACACCATTTGTTGCTAAGGCCATTCAAAATATAATGCAAGCGCTTGTTAACGCAGACGTCCAAAGCGACATTAAG GTGACGACAGTGGTAGCCATGACAGCATTGGAAGTGTCATCCCCACCTTCGGCGGGAGCATTCACAGCCATCGCCGCTAGAGCAATGAAAGACATCGGAAGTGTGTTGGAATCTTCGTGTGCACCAATATTGATGAATGTATACCCATATTTCGCTTACGCATCAAACCCACAACAAATACCACTCAGTTACGCATTGTTCACATCCACAACCCCCGTCGTGGTAGACGGAGATTTGGAGTACTTCAATCTGTTGGATGCCATGGTGGATTCGTTCTACACAGCGCTGGAGAAGATTGGCGTTGAGGGAGTGAGAATCGGGATATCAGAGACTGGGTGGCCCTCCAAAGGAAATGAGCCATTCACGAGCGTTGACAATGCATTGACTTATAACCAAAATTTTGTGAAACATGTGAGCAGTGGAGTTGGAACCCCCAAAATGCCCAATCTCCAATATGACATCGTTTTGTTTGAAATGTTCAATGAGGATCTTAAGTCGCCTGGAGTTGAGCAGAATTTTGGCTTCTTTTATCCCAATATGAACCCTGTTTATTCTTTTTGGAACTGTTGA